In Zingiber officinale cultivar Zhangliang chromosome 6A, Zo_v1.1, whole genome shotgun sequence, a single genomic region encodes these proteins:
- the LOC121994809 gene encoding U3 small nucleolar ribonucleoprotein protein MPP10-like has translation MPTRNDSAPGDRESGHFDDVERAPILPSKPPKETKEMDGNKSKKGLAEIYEEEYAQKMGLAPALLSASDKLKIEATMLFKKISLKLDALSHFHFAPKPVIEDMSIQVNVPALVMEEVAPLAVSDAAMLAPEEIFHGKGNIKEEAELTKEERKRRRANQ, from the exons ATGCCGACTAGGAATGACTCTGCTCCAGGAGATAGAGAATCT GGTCATTTTGATGACGTTGAAAGAGCACCTATCTTGCCATCTAAACCCCCTAAGGAGACCAAAGAGATG GATGGAAATAAGAGTAAGAAGGGTCTTGCCGAGATATATGAG gAAGAATATGCGCAGAAGATGGGTCTAGCTCcagctcttctttctgcttctgaTAAACTTAAGATTGAG GCAACAATGCTATTCAAAAAGATTTCCTTAAAGTTGGATGCGCTGTCTCACTTCCATTTTGCTCCAAAGCCG gttattgaggacatgtctatacaagtcaatgtacctgctctagtaatggaagaa gttgctccattggccgtctcagatgcggctatgcttgcccctgaggagatttttcatggaaaaggaaacatcaaagaagaggcagagttaacaaaagaagagaggaaaaggagacgggccaaccag